From one Streptococcus oralis genomic stretch:
- the manA gene encoding mannose-6-phosphate isomerase, class I — protein sequence MSEPLFLNSVMQEKIWGGTKLRDEFGYDIPSEKIGEYWAISAHPNGVSKVANGHYEGTDLATLYAEHRELFGNRPEPVFPLLTKILDANDWLSVQVHPDDAYGLEHEGELGKTECWYIIAADEGSEIIYGHNAKSKEELRQQIEDKNWDALLTKVPVKAGDFFYVPSGTMHAIGAGILILETQQSSDTTYRVYDFDRKDDKGNLRELHLEKSIDVLNIGEPANSRPVTVKADDLRSTLLVSNDFFAVYKWEITGKVDFKKTADYSLFSVLAGQGHLTVDGKNYPIQKGSHFILPSDVEAWTLEGQGLELIVSHP from the coding sequence ATGTCAGAACCGTTATTTTTAAATTCTGTAATGCAAGAAAAAATCTGGGGTGGGACTAAACTACGTGATGAGTTTGGTTACGACATTCCTAGTGAAAAAATCGGAGAATACTGGGCTATTTCAGCCCACCCAAATGGAGTTTCAAAGGTCGCTAATGGGCACTACGAGGGAACAGACCTAGCTACTTTGTATGCAGAACACCGTGAATTGTTTGGCAACCGTCCAGAACCTGTATTTCCACTCTTGACCAAGATTCTGGATGCCAACGACTGGCTCAGTGTCCAAGTTCACCCAGACGATGCCTATGGACTAGAACATGAAGGCGAGCTCGGAAAAACAGAGTGCTGGTACATCATCGCAGCAGACGAAGGTTCAGAGATTATCTACGGTCACAATGCCAAATCAAAAGAAGAACTCCGCCAGCAAATTGAGGACAAGAACTGGGATGCCTTGCTGACAAAAGTACCAGTTAAAGCTGGAGATTTCTTCTATGTACCAAGTGGTACCATGCACGCTATTGGGGCGGGTATCTTGATTCTTGAAACCCAGCAGTCTAGCGATACCACCTACCGTGTCTATGACTTTGACCGTAAGGATGACAAGGGCAACTTGCGTGAACTTCACCTTGAAAAATCCATCGATGTTTTGAACATTGGTGAGCCTGCTAATAGCCGTCCAGTAACTGTCAAAGCTGATGATTTGCGTTCCACTCTCCTTGTATCCAATGATTTCTTTGCGGTTTACAAATGGGAAATCACTGGAAAAGTTGACTTTAAAAAGACAGCAGACTACAGTTTGTTTAGTGTCTTAGCTGGTCAGGGTCACCTGACTGTTGACGGGAAAAACTATCCAATCCAAAAAGGCAGCCACTTTATCCTACCAAGTGATGTTGAAGCTTGGACCTTGGAAGGGCAAGGTTTGGAATTGATTGTTAGCCATCCATAA